Proteins from a single region of Corynebacterium casei LMG S-19264:
- a CDS encoding GNAT family N-acetyltransferase yields the protein MNSHAEDDLLLVAATESDRTYLSRLNLLTDTFGDEFGEVTAEFERDWLYYLESWNEDKGGFVAWRGRIPAGGVWLNWGTDEFHGFGHVEEGIPELALAVENRYKGEGIGTALLEAATELARQKGAPGLSLSVAAANERAHRLYLHLGFEQVSEREGHYVLVKRF from the coding sequence ATGAATTCCCATGCAGAAGACGACTTGCTGCTGGTTGCAGCAACCGAATCCGACCGAACCTATCTGTCACGTTTGAACCTGCTCACCGACACCTTTGGTGATGAATTTGGTGAAGTCACCGCCGAGTTTGAACGGGACTGGCTTTATTACCTTGAGAGCTGGAATGAAGACAAGGGCGGGTTTGTGGCTTGGCGCGGCCGCATCCCCGCCGGCGGAGTCTGGTTGAACTGGGGAACAGACGAATTCCACGGTTTCGGCCACGTCGAGGAAGGCATCCCGGAGCTCGCCTTGGCGGTAGAAAACCGCTACAAAGGCGAAGGAATAGGCACCGCGCTGCTGGAGGCAGCAACCGAGCTCGCCCGCCAAAAAGGCGCACCCGGCCTCTCACTGTCGGTAGCCGCGGCAAATGAACGCGCCCACCGCCTGTATCTCCACTTGGGATTTGAACAGGTCAGTGAGCGCGAAGGCCACTACGTCTTGGTCAAGCGCTTTTAA
- a CDS encoding ABC transporter substrate-binding protein, with product MFRKNRVTAVAALALTSIFALTACGTDSSPLEEDTATNGGGDETIVIGSQDYYSNEIIAEIYAQALENAGYDVDRQFRIGQREAYLPEIESGEIDLFPEYSGPVLQYWEPDTEARLPEDVFAALEEAAPEGLNVLEQSPATDQDSYVVTRELADEWSLSTVADLEKVTEPLTLGANSEAENRPNGPKGLEETYGVEVGFAPIEDSGGPLTVKALRDGDVQLAIIYTADPSIESNNLVSLEDTKGLFLSSNVVPLASDKVDEQATEIINEISAAMSPEDLVSLNNRSVTEQLPAADIAQDWLEEKGLL from the coding sequence ATGTTCCGGAAAAACCGCGTGACCGCAGTAGCGGCACTAGCTTTGACCAGTATTTTTGCGCTCACCGCGTGCGGTACCGATAGCAGCCCGTTGGAAGAAGATACCGCGACAAATGGTGGCGGTGATGAGACCATTGTCATTGGTTCGCAGGATTACTATTCCAATGAGATCATCGCCGAAATCTATGCGCAGGCCTTGGAAAACGCTGGCTATGACGTTGACCGCCAGTTCCGGATTGGACAACGTGAGGCCTATTTGCCAGAGATTGAGTCCGGGGAGATTGACCTGTTCCCGGAGTATTCCGGGCCGGTTTTGCAGTACTGGGAGCCAGACACTGAAGCACGCTTGCCGGAGGATGTCTTCGCGGCGCTGGAAGAAGCAGCTCCTGAGGGCCTAAACGTGCTGGAGCAGTCACCAGCCACGGACCAGGATTCCTATGTTGTTACGCGAGAGCTTGCCGATGAATGGTCCCTTTCCACCGTCGCCGACCTTGAAAAAGTCACCGAGCCTTTGACCTTGGGTGCAAACTCCGAGGCAGAAAACCGCCCCAATGGCCCGAAGGGACTTGAGGAAACTTACGGCGTTGAAGTAGGATTTGCGCCGATTGAAGACAGCGGCGGGCCGCTGACGGTCAAGGCGCTGCGCGATGGCGATGTTCAGCTGGCAATCATCTACACCGCTGACCCGTCGATTGAGTCCAACAACCTGGTGTCGCTGGAAGATACCAAGGGCTTGTTCTTGTCATCGAATGTTGTGCCACTGGCCAGCGACAAAGTCGATGAGCAGGCCACCGAGATCATCAATGAGATCTCTGCAGCGATGAGCCCCGAAGACCTGGTGTCTTTGAACAACCGCAGCGTCACCGAGCAGCTTCCGGCCGCCGATATTGCGCAGGACTGGTTGGAAGAAAAGGGCTTGCTTTAA